A window from Podospora bellae-mahoneyi strain CBS 112042 chromosome 1 map unlocalized CBS112042p_1, whole genome shotgun sequence encodes these proteins:
- a CDS encoding uncharacterized protein (EggNog:ENOG503PY90), producing the protein MGNPEPLSIMTLLARHSPGSAALTSLIKHLRRSGIIDILISWRASTVYCIVSPISILKTVPRNSAARLMNTVRRVYRSNRSKMAGPQTKPLPKGRQSYTARETTPMSTTTKGRMIDSRVMKRQSQTTMAKRHKVSVVASHYSPHPRHKNLEDFLITKIFPDMYLGNFVNILQFNHQGVAAQGSSDSEPKTQLSSRRANPCSFRTLLNDGASSCDSLSSSTFEELDSGDIRFDDSECISIGRTLGNVPNHQLQKRVDSGIVLETQGCNLYSVPADLLAPENEQCDETMGDYSCIEQDIDMAICSPIFTTQDHTFKRSFSANEFPAASNLSGVSESDKQVFGSMEAMNMPFSLNEPVLRRYKRFPFRDHDAAKDDEDDDMSIISDFSLIPSYPPGGIDQQYKVKVKVGRATFKRLLKIQAKVATKTVRHIKRSCREAMGQAFDHSSPVYKPATCVRVGGAC; encoded by the exons ATGGGAAACCCCGAACCACTGTCTATCATGACGCTCCTGGCCAGACACTCCCCTGGCTCTGCTGCTCTCACCTCACTGATCAAACATCTCCGCCGATCTGGCATCATCGACATCCTCATCTCTTGGAGAGCATCCACAGTTTACTGTATTGTCTCCCCGATATCAATTCTGAAAACAGTCCCACGGAATTCAGCCGCTCGTCTGATGAACACAGTCCGGAGGGTCTATCGCAGCAACAGATCAAAGATGGCAGGACCACAGACGAAACCTTTGCCAAAGGGCCGGCAATCCTACACTGCTCGTGAAACAACACCAatgtcgacgacaacaaaAGGAAGGATGATAGATTCCAGGGTGATGAAGCGGCAAAGCCAAACTACCATGGCGAAGAGACACAAAGTGTCAGTTGTAGCATCACATTACAGTCCGCATCCAAGACACAAAA ATCTCGAGGATTTCCTCATAACCAAGATCTTCCCAGACATGTATTTAGGCAACTTCGTGAACATCCTTCAGTTCAACCACCAGGGAGTCGCAGCCCAGGGCTCTTCTGATTCTGAACCCAAGACCCAGCTATCGTCTCGACGCGCCAACCCTTGCTCGTTCCGCACGCTTCTCAATGACGGCGCTTCATCTTGCGATtctctcagcagcagcaccttTGAGGAGTTGGACAGTGGAGACATTCGATTTGACGACTCCGAGTGTATCTCCATCGGCCGCACCCTAGGGAACGTCCCAAACCATCAGTTGCAGAAGCGTGTGGACAGCGGCATTGTTCTTGAGACGCAAGGTTGTAATCTTTACTCAGTTCCCGCGGACCTTCTTGCGCCGGAAAATGAGCAATGTGACGAAACCATGGGCGACTATAGCTGTATTGAGCAAGACATCGACATGGCGATCTGTTCACCCATCTTCACTACACAAGACCACACGTTCAAGCGATCATTCAGCGCAAACGAGTTCCCGGCCGCCAGTAACCTGTCAGGCGTTTCAGAATCCGACAAGCAGGTGTTTGGCTCAATGGAGGCAATGAACATGCCATTCTCCTTGAACGAACCCGTTTTGAGAAGATACAAAAGATTCCCTTTCCGCGACCACGATGCCGCCAaggacgatgaagacgatgacaTGTCCATCATTTCCGACTTCTCGCTCATTCCCAGCTACCCCCCTGGCGGAATCGACCAACAGTAcaaagtcaaagtcaaagtcggcCGGGCAACCTTTAAGCGACTTCTCAAGATCCAGGCGAAGGTTGCCACCAAGACTGTTCGCCATATCAAGCGATCCTGTCGCGAGGCCATGGGGCAGGCTTTTGACCATTCCAGCCCCGTCTATAAACCGGCTACCTGTGTCCGTGTTGGGGGTGCCTGTTAA
- a CDS encoding uncharacterized protein (EggNog:ENOG503PG7G): MHSPSRFQTIAARFSPHKLRTSFRRSSSASTSSRASSDRMSFTSQASSPVETINSIVLRQKSFDLDGDEKDLFVLEPRPAATFCSLEARMSSF, from the coding sequence ATGCATTCCCCTTCCCGCTTCCAGACCATCGCGGCCCGCTTCTCGCCTCACAAGCTTCGCACCTCGTTCCGCCGGTCCTCCTCTgcttccacctcttcccgTGCCAGCAGTGACCGGATGTCGTTCACATCACAAGCCAGCTCCCCAGTCGAGACAATCAACAGCATTGTGCTCCGCCAGAAATCGTTCGACCTGGACGGCGATGAGAAGGACCTGTTTGTCCTCGAGCCGAGACCGGCCGCCACGTTTTGCAGTCTTGAGGCTCGCATGTCGTCCTTTTAA
- the CCH1 gene encoding calcium channel protein (COG:P; BUSCO:EOG092600XJ; EggNog:ENOG503NUK8): MNDNTPHTPRRTSHNSIPPPHSIPLQEIQRSPEGISNGRGGGDGFGAGGSYNGAQDENNRPPASPVSMSANLPGFSSYWENPYPTAPHDAGGTGGNHSPIDHLGLQFALPPEIRQPSPSASQGYITSADDPYQIPHPYYDERADTDSLESDRVPLKPSAQPIGRLEPPEGEATPRHSFQTVSDLGNTPSRARSTQMLGFDLEPGFSADRHRSYGDNLSPVDRGQRSRTQSTSGALHRAGSIMRAMSQRVVAISGEGDLVDQATRRERERSRSRSRSPSVDGRRPGHVSAPMLVDTSYPSQSFQIPAEKDSGATYVHSQQPSSPMPRRRDPLPNPLRGNSLGIFPKDNALRVWLCDLLVNPWTEPFILLLIIAQTILLAVESAPDVFVPGNERPERWGTTRIDWAIFALFIIFTLEIIARIIVSGFIVNPEEYAPPKTKRRIKERVAEQYRAIFRPQRQRSTRQPKKEEEFMPTFARSFTMMHGVAAGQGTLEEQQRLLLARRAFLRHGFNRLDFVAIVSFWISFGLGVAGLESKHSIYVFRMLSCLRIIRLLALTKGNLIILRSLKKAAPLLVRVSFLMGFFWLIFAIIGVQSFKSSLSRQCTWLNPEDPTNFDIAYSPSMSFCGGYLNATTGKAEPWVYSNSPTRNLSEEFLVKGAQNSKGHVCPRGSICLQQDNPFNGTVNFDDIGHSLELVFVIMSANTFSDLMYYTVSSDFLPAALFFGAGIIIMMLWMTNLLIAVITSSFQVIREESKASAFTSEDSYFAAPTDAATRRLSGLQRFVKNTQWLWAFVITFGLFAQALRTASMDAMRERFINTTEVVVTILLAIDIAIRFAADHHRFHRSPRNLFDLFLAVVTVIILIPPIRNSGQVYNWLTIFQILRVYRVVLTIPMTRDLIYLVLGNVTGIGNLMLFVFLMTFLMAIFASQLFRGQIPALDSDDEWIGIPFNTIYNSFLGMYQVLSSEGWTEILYNVTTYTVSKKTSWIGAVFLIGWFILSYFILINMFIAVIQENFDVGEDMKRLEQVKAFLQRRELGGSSNLALSKVFGFGRSKHRSDPLDQGTGMIDMLFKEGFVREFLDESLDPLETTDGQAPPRATTTYNGNVKPGFLSAIWGHLVTKFTSREPNPFYSNIRFEAANATLDPGQLARQAVSATAARRKAQREYLMRHPNYNTSLFIFKPRNPIRRLCQKMVGPGRGTERFEGVQPNKYAWYTFSALIYAAIVAMVILACITTPLYQKEYFQDKDKTKVNWFVWSDMAFAIVFTAEAGIKIIADGFMWTPNAYFRSTWGAIDAIVLVTLWINVITLFTQNGEVSRAVGAFKALRALRLLNVSDSARETFHSLLIVGGWKILSAAFVSISLLIPFAIYGLNLFNGKMVSCNDGQDIINLSDCVGEYFATPFNNEWPMLAPRVADNPFFNFDDFGSSLFILFQIVSQEGWTDVSFAAQAITGQGLQPLGAPPYPAEGNALFFVVFNLMATVFVLTLFISVFMRNYTEQTGVAFLTAEQRSWLELRKLLRQISPSKNAYDDSKNKWKIWCHKRAIEKRGKWYLAITSVLVFHLILLLSEFYNEPEWWRWTRDGLFLLFTLIYIVNIIIRIVGLGWTRFRRSSWDLFSLVAVTGTFATSILFLTDQMQDTYIQLHKFFLVALVLLLIPRNDALDQLFKTAAASLTTIGSLLATWLIFFLVFAIALTQTFSLTRFGSGEDGNINLRTVPHALILLFRFSCGEGWNEVMEDFAQIKPPLCVESPIFSESDCGSTAWARTLFVAWNIISMYLFVSLFVSLIYESFSYVYQRTSGLAVVERDEIRRFKEAWRSVDPLGTGFISKEAFPRLLGELSGVFEMRIYEAEDSVRSILEDVRKDNDAASTRHASVVSKSQYQTGVDLAKLNERLSKIDVQKVRARRHRFNIFFEEVMVSADPERGISFTTVLMILAHYNIINDSKSLRLDEFLRRKLRLQRVEEEVRRRIVLGFFDMLYYSRQFKRHMQSKQNARMTAIPQLDVPEILVDNEEERRERNTVAGVPEEAGIGTLTEEGATLLAAAAADNNGRARSWSGLGADLSSYDTSYGHPLAGPRTSKPSSSGHQAQRSGFSFDLPDPADGAQDDEATSPIGRRGSSVSPAVVRDMLDDSVWVESIRRSATMRKSGWGPSGGF, encoded by the exons ATGAACGACAACACGCCGCATACCCCGCGGCGAACCTCGCACAATTCTATACCTCCTCCGCACTCGATACCTTTGCAGGAAATCCAGCGCTCGCCAGAAGGAATCAGCAATGGgcgtgggggaggagatggttTCGGCGCTGGAGGGTCTTACAATGGAGCTCAGGATGAAAATAACAGGCCGCCAGCATCGCCGGTTTCCATGTCGGCCAACCTTCCAGGTTTCTCATCTTATTGGGAGAACCCATATCCAACGGCACCCCACGATGCGGGCGGGACCGGCGGAAACCATTCCCCTATCGATCACTTGGGCCTTCAGTTTGCGCTGCCACCTGAGATAAGACAGCCATCGCCTTCTGCCTCACAGGGCTACATCACCTCGGCCGATGACCCGTACCAAATACCTCACCCTTATTATGACGAGCGAGCGGATACGGACTCCTTGGAGTCGGATAGAGTACCTCTGAAGCCATCGGCGCAACCCATCGGCCGTTTAGAGCCACCGGAAGGAGAAGCGACCCCCCGCCATAGCTTTCAGACCGTATCCGATCTTGGAAACACACCCTCTCGAGCACGAAGTACCCAGATGCTTGGGTTTGATTTGGAGCCGGGATTTTCAGCGGACAGGCATCGCAGCTATGGGGACAATCTCTCACCAGTGGACCGGGGGCAGCGGTCCCGAACTCAGTCTACCAGCGGCGCCTTGCATAGAGCAGGCTCTATCATGAGGGCCATGTCACAGCGTGTTGTCGCTATCAGTGGTGAAGGTGATTTAGTGGATCAAGCAACCAGGCGTGAACGCGAACGGTCTCGGTCGCGCTCCCGTTCACCTAGTGTTGACGGCCGCCGGCCGGGCCATGTGTCCGCACCAATGCTTGTCGATACCTCGTATCCCTCACAGTCGTTCCAAATACCAGCGGAAAAGGATTCGGGGGCCACCTATGTTCATTCTCAGCAGCCATCCTCGCCTATGCCTCGCCGGCGTGACCCTCTTCCAAACCCACTCAGGGGGAACTCACTTGGCATTTTCCCCAAGGACAATGCGCTCCGGGTATGGCTGTGCGATCTCCTGGTGAATCCATGGACAGAGCCCTTCATTTTGTTGCTGATTATTGCGCAAACAATTCTCTTGGCTGTTGAGTCGGCACCCGACGTTTTCGTCCCAGGAAATGAACGACCAGAGCGCTGGGGCACCACGCGGATAGACTGGGCCATATTTGCGCTGTTTATTATTTTCACACTCGAAATCATCGCCAGAATCATTGTTTCTGGCTTCATCGTTAACCCAGAGGAGTATGCTCCTCCCAAGACTAAGCGCCGAATTAAAGAACGGGTCGCCGAACAATATCGGGCCATATTTCGACCTCAGCGGCAGCGGTCCACCAGACAGCcaaaaaaggaagaggagttTATGCCGACGTTTGCGAGGTCATTTACCATGATGCATGGCGTCGCGGCTGGTCAAGGCACCCTGGAGGAGCAACAGCGCCTTCTGCTTGCGCGCAGAGCGTTCTTAAGGCATGGCTTTAACCGGCTTGACTTCGTGGCAATAGTTTCCTTCTGGATATCGTttgggcttggtgttgctggcttgGAGAGCAAGCATTCCATTTACGTGTTTCGCATGCTCAGCTGTCTGCGCATCATCAGGCTTCTTGCCCTCACAAAAGGCAACCTTATCATCCTGAGGAGTCTGAAAAAGGCAGCGCCACTTCTTGTTAGGGTCTCTTTTttgatgggcttcttctGGCTCATTTTTGCCATCATCGGGGTTCAGAGTTTCAAATCGAGCCTGAGCCGCCAGTGTACTTGGCTCAACCCTGAGGACCCAACGAACTTTGATATCGCCTACTCGCCAAGCATGTCCTTCTGCGGTGGTTATCTCAATGCCACTACAGGAAAGGCAGAGCCTTGGGTCTACTCCAACTCTCCGACAAGAAATCTATCGGAAGAGTTTCTCGTGAAGGGTGCTCAGAATTCCAAAGGCCATGTATGCCCGCGAGGGTCCATCTGTCTTCAACAAGACAACCCCTTCAACGGAACGGTCAACTTTGATGACATCGGACACTCTCTTGAGCTAGTGTTTGTGATCATGAGCGCGAACACCTTCAGCGACTTGATGTACTATACGGTCAGCTCCGACTTTTTACCTGCGGCACTGTTCTTTGGCGCTggaatcatcatcatgatgcTCTGGATGACGAACTTGTTGATTGCCGTCATCACATCATCTTTCCAGGTCATTCGCGAGGAATCCAAGGCCAGCGCCTTTACGTCCGAGGACTCCTATTTCGCAGCACCTACGGATGCCGCTACGCGCCGACTTTCAGGATTGCAGCGCTTTGTGAAAAACACACAGTGGCTATGGGCATTTGTGATCACATTTGGGCTATTTGCCCAAGCCTTGCGGACGGCTTCCATGGATGCGATGCGTGAGAGATTTATCAACACAACAGAGGTCGTTGTAACCATCCTTTTGGCTATCGACATTGCCATACGTTTTGCTGCGGACCACCATCGGTTTCATCGCAGTCCTCGTAACCTCTTCGACCTATTCCTAGCCGTCGTCACTGTCATCattctcatcccccccatccgcAATTCAGGTCAGGTCTACAACTGGCTGACCATCTTCCAAATCCTGCGGGTGTATCGCGTTGTTCTCACCATACCAATGACGCGAGACTTGATTTACCTCGTCCTTGGAAATGTCACCGGTATCGGGAACTTGATGCTCTTCGTCTTTCTTATGACCTTCCTTATGGCCATTTTCGCATCACAGCTATTCCGTGGTCAAATCCCAGCCTTGGATTCAGATGACGAGTGGATCGGGAtccccttcaacaccatctACAACTCCTTTCTGGGCATGTACCAAGTTCTGTCGAGTGAGGGCTGGACAGAAATTCTGTACAATGTCACCACGTACACGGTGAGCAAGAAGACGTCGTGGATCGGCGCCGTGTTCCTCATCGGCTGGTTCATCCTCTCGTACTTTATTCTCATCAACATGTTCATTGCTGTCATCCAGGAGAACTTCGATGTGGGAGAGGACATGAAGCGCCTTGAGCAAGTGAAGGCGTTTTTGCAACGGAGAGAGCTGGGCGGTTCGTCCAATCTGGCCTTGTCCAAAGTCTTTGGCTTCGGCCGGTCCAAGCACCGCTCAGACCCTCTTGATCAGGGCACGGGAATGATAGATATGTTGTTCAAAGAAGGGTTCGTTCGCGAATTTCTCGACGAAAGCTTGGACCCTTTGGAGACTACAGATGGCCAAGCACCACCTCGGGCAACAACCACATACAACGGTAATGTCAAACCAGGATTCCTCTCCGCCATATGGGGCCACTTGGTGACCAAGTTTACCAGCCGAGAGCCCAATCCATTCTACTCCAACATCCGCTTCGAGGCGGCCAACGCGACTTTGGATCCTGGCCAGCTCGCCCGCCAGGCTGTGAGCGCAACGGCGGCCCGGCGCAAAGCACAGCGGGAGTATCTGATGCGCCATCCAAATTACAATACGTCTCTGTTCATCTTCAAGCCACGAAATCCTATCCGCCGTCTCTGTCAGAAGATGGTGGGCCCGGGCCGCGGTACTGAGCGCTTTGAAGGTGTTCAGCCGAATAAGTACGCATGGTACACCTTCTCAGCCCTGATTTACGCTGCCATTGTTGCCATGGTCATTCTCGCTTGCATCACGACTCCCCTCTACCAGAAGGAATACTTTCAAGACAAGGACAAAACCAAGGTCAACTGGTTCGTGTGGTCAGATATGGCGTTTGCCATCGTGTTTACAGCCGAAGCGGGCATCAAAATCATTGCGGACGGCTTCATGTGGACTCCGAATGCGTACTTCCGCAGTACATGGGGCGCTATTGATGCCATCGTGTTGGTTACCCTGTGGATCAACGTCATCACGCTGTTTACCCAAAACGGAGAGGTATCCCGCGCCGTCGGTGCATTCAAGGCTCTCAGGGCGCTGCGATTATTGAATGTCAGCGATAGCGCCAGAGAAACGTTTCATTCGTTGCTCattgttgggggttggaagaTATTGAGT GCTGCTTTTGTGTCCATATCGCTCTTGATTCCATTCGCAATCTACGGCCTGAATCTGTTCAACGGGAAGATGGTCTCTTGCAACGATGGGCAAGATATTATAAACCTCAGTGACTGTGTCGGCGAGTATTTCGCAACCCCGTTCAACAACGAATGGCCTATGCTTGCGCCCAGAGTGGCAgacaaccccttcttcaatTTTGACGACTTTGGATCGTCCCTTTTTATTCTGTTTCAGATTGTCAGTCAAGAAGGGTGGACGGACGTCTCCTTTGCAGCACAGGCCATCACCGGCCAGGGACTTCAACCGTTAGGCGCGCCGCCATATCCGGCCGAGGGCAACGCGTTgttcttcgtcgtcttcaaCCTCATGGCCACCGTCTTTGTGCTCACCTTGTTCATTTCTGTCTTTATGCGAAACTACACGGAGCAAACCGGCGTCGCCTTCCTGACGGCCGAACAGCGCTCGTGGCTCGAGTTGAGGAAGCTCCTCAGACAAATCTCGCCTTCCAAAAATGCTTACGACGACAGCAAGAACAAGTGGAAGATCTGGTGTCATAAGCGCGCCATCGAGAAGCGAGGGAAATGGTATCTTGCCATCACGTCGGTTCTCGTTTTCCACCTTATCCTGCTGCTTTCGGAATTCTACAACGAGCCtgagtggtggaggtggaccCGAGATGGTTTATTCTTGCTGTTCACGCTCATTTACatcgtcaacatcatcattcGCATTGTCGGCCTTGGCTGGACGCGGTTCCGGCGGAGCTCATGGGACTTGTTCTCTCTGGTCGCGGTTACGGGCACTTTCGCCACGTCAATTCTCTTCCTCACGGACCAGATGCAGGACACGTACATTCAACTACATAAGTTCTTCTTGGTGGCGCTTGTTCTCCTGCTGATCCCCCGGAATGACGCACTAGACCAGCTTTTCAAGACGGCAGCTGCCAGTTTGACGACCATTGGCAGCCTTCTTGCTACGTGGCTGATCTTCTTCCTGGTGTTCGCTATAGCGCTGACGCAGACGTTCAGCCTTACCCGCTTTGGCAGCGGGGAGGATGGCAACATCAACTTGCGAACAGTACCTCACGCTCTGATCCTCCTCTTTAGGTTCAGTTGCGGCGAGGGCTGGAACGAAGTCATGGAGGATTTTGCACAGATCAAACCCCCGCTCTGCGTAGAGAGTCCTATTTTCTCTGAGAGCGATTGCGGTAGCACTGCTTGGGCTAGAACCCTGTTTGTTGCCTGGAACATCATTAGCATGTATCTCTTTGTCAGTTTGTTTGTGTCGCTGATTTATGAGAGTTTCTCGTATGTGTATCAGCGGACCAGCGGCTTAGCGGTGGTTGAGCGCGACGAGATTAGACGCTTCAAGGAGGCCTGGCGAAGTGTCGATCCACTAGGCACTGGATTCATCAGCAAGGAGGCTTTTCCCCGACTTTTAGGCGAGCTCTCTGGTGTGTTCGAGATGCGTATTTACGAGGCTGAGGACTCGGTCCGTAGCATTCTGGAAGACGTGCGTAAGGATAACGATGCGGCGAGCACCAGACACGCTTCTGTCGTCAGCAAGAGCCAGTACCAGACTGGTGTCGACCTGGCCAAGCTGAATGAGCGGCTGTCCAAGATTGATGTTCAAAAAGTGCGCGCACGCCGCCATCGTTTCAACATATTCTTCGAAGAGGTCATGGTGTCTGCTGACCCCGAGAGAGGTATCTCGTTCACGACGGTGCTGATGATTTTAGCACATTACAACATTATTAATGACAGCAAGAGTCTCAG ACTTGATGAGTTTCTGCGTCGAAAATTGCGCTTGCAGCGTGTCGAGGAAGAAGTCCGACGTCGTATCGTGCTAGGCTTCTTTGATATGCTGTACTATTCGCGACAGTTCAAGCGCCACATGCAATCGAAACAAAACGCGCGCATGACGGCTATCCCGCAGTTGGATGTGCCTGAGATTCTGGTGGACAACGAAGAGGAGCGGCGGGAACGTAATACGGTTGCGGGCGTACCAGAGGAGGCCGGTATCGGCACGCTTACAGAAGAGGGCGCCACTCTTCTCGCTGCGGCGGCAGCTGACAACAATGGGCGGGCGCGGAGCTGGTCTGGTCTTGGAGCGGATCTGTCGTCTTATGACACGTCCTACGGCCACCCGCTTGCTGGCCCACGGACATCAAAACCGTCTTCCTCGGGACACCAAGCTCAGCGCAGCGGGTTCAGCTTCGACCTCCCTGACCCGGCAGACGGCGCCCAGGATGACGAGGCCACCAGTCCGATAGGGAGACGGGGTAGCTCGGTGAGCCCAGCGGTGGTTAGGGACATGTTGGACGATTCTGTGTGGGTGGAGAGCATACGGAGAAGTGCCACGATGAGAAAGAGCGGTTGGGGACCGTCGGGGGGGTTCTAA
- the RML2 gene encoding mitochondrial 54S ribosomal protein rml2 (BUSCO:EOG09262X31; COG:J; EggNog:ENOG503NUW1), whose protein sequence is MLRLQFRPLAAGVSAFCQSSLRLAALRGYATQVRSNHDSDASTALSGASSQADYEPVKMRTYKPRTPGLRHLKRPINDHLWKGRPYLPLTFPKKGHGKGGRNNQGVITVRHHGGGHKRRIRTVDFERWAPGPHLVERIEYDPGRSAHIALLTRKANGKKTYIVAAEGMRAGDVVHSYRQGIPKDLLDSMGGVIDPGVLASKTAWRGNCLPMHMIPVGTNVFNVGSQAKGGAVFCRSAGTYATVISKEEETREDGSKVVTGRFVVVRLQSGEIRRVSKDACATIGVASNVMHHYRQLGKAGRKRWLNIRPTVRGLAMNAFEHPHGGGRGKSKGNRIPTSPWGTPSKGGFKTRRKGNINKWVVTPRVRNMGKRRDKKTA, encoded by the exons ATGTTGCGATTACAATTTCGGCCTTTGGCCGCCGGTGTGTCCGCCTTCTGTCAGAGCAGCCTCCGACTGGCTGCCCTGAGGGGATATGCGACCCAAGTAAGGAGCAACCACGACAGCGATGCCTCGACAGCCCTCTCCGGTGCTAGCTCGCAAGCCGATTACGAGCCTGTAAAGATGCGAACATACAAGCCAAGGACACCCGGTCTTCGTCATCTCAAACGTCCGATCAACGATCATCTCTGGAAGGGGAGGCCGTATTTGCCTCTGACCTTCCCCAAGAAGGGGCACGGCAAAGGCGGTAGAAATAACCAGGGTGTTATCACAGTTAGACATCATGGAGGTGGTCACAAGCGGAGGATTCGTACTGTCGATTTTGAGAGATGGGCACCTGGGCCACACCTTGTTGAGCGCATTGAATACGACCCCGGCCGGAGTGCGCACATTGCCCTGCTGACACGCAAGGCAAACGGCAAGAAGACTTACATTGTGGCGGCGGAAGGCATGAGGGCTGGAGACGTCGTTCACAGCTACCGGCAGGGTATCCCCAaggacctcctcgacagcatGGGTGGTGTTATCGATCCAGGTGTGTTGGCTTCCAAAACGGCGTGGAGGGGCAATTGCTTGCCAATGCACATGATTCCTGTTGGAACCAATGTATTCAATGTTGGCTCCCAGGCGAAGGGTGGTGCTGTGTTCTGCCGCAGCGCCGGCACCTATGCCACAGTCATCTcgaaggaggaagagactCGCGAAGACGGCAGCAAGGTCGTGACGGGTAGATTCGTCGTTGTCCGGTTACAAAGTGGTGAAATTCGCAGGGTCAGCAAGGATGCTTGCGCCACGATTGGTGTTGCTAGCAACGTGATGCATCACTACAGACAGCTGGGCAAGGCCGGAAGAAAACGTTGGCTGAATATCAGGCCGACAGTTCGTGGTTTGGCCATGAACGCAT TCGAACATCCCCACGGTGGCGGTCGTGGTAAGTCGAAGGGTAACAGAATTCCCACAAGTCCCTGGGGTACACCATCCAAGGGTGGTTTCAAGACCCGCCGGAAgggcaacatcaacaaatGGGTGGTCACTCCCCGTGTCCGGAACATGGGCAAGCGGAGAGACAAGAAGACTGCCTAA
- the CLB2 gene encoding G2/mitotic-specific cyclin (EggNog:ENOG503NX52; COG:D) codes for MVRTRNLRSVANENDENSTDTTRLTRAKAATLKVDELASKGLQSKKTTVAANPTRKRNALGDVTNATKGDAAEAKKPAKAALAPKATAGVQKRTTATARSAAVPLKEKANNTKVVSKTGAGAIGPLKRKVTSAGASAAMKERVTEESEPAPKKVHTLEAEKKTKVEESFRVKSSNIEEDLRRKEAIPAPVAAEPAEHVFPEGVEDLDREDYDDPLMVAEYANDIFEYLRDLECNSVPNPHYMDHQDDLEWKTRGILIDWLVEVHTRFHLLPETLFLAVNIIDRFLSEKVVQLDRLQLVGITAMFIASKYEEVLSPHIANFRHVADDGFSEAEILSAERFVLQTLNYDLSYPNPMNFLRRISKADNYDIHSRTLGKYLMEISLLDHRFMAYRPSHIAAAAMYCARMCLNRGEWDETLAYYAGYTEAEIDPVYRLMVDYLARPVCHEAFFKKYASKKFLKASIVTRAWGKKQAGLLGIQNLGLTVDQISDDA; via the exons ATGGTT AGGACAAGAAACCTTCGTTCGGTAGCGAACGAAAACGACGAGAACAGCACTGATACGACGCGTCTTACTCGTGCCAAGGCCGCTACCTTGAAGGTGGACGAGCTGGCCTCCAAGGGATTGCAGTCCAAGAAGACCACTgtcgccgccaaccccacGCGGAAGCGTAATGCTTTGGGTGATGTCACTAATGCGACGAAGGGCGATGctgccgaggccaagaagccagCAAAGGCTGCTCTCGCTCCCAAGGCCACCGCTGGCGTTCAGAAGAGAACAACTGCGACAGCTCGCTCAGCTGCTGTTCCTCTCAAGGAGAAAGCCAACAACACGAAAGTCGTCTCGAAAACTGGTGCCGGCGCCATTGGTCccttgaagaggaaggtcACATCTGCTGGAGCCAGCGCTGCGATGAAGGAGCGTGTTACAGAGGAGAGCGAGCCAGCCCCCAAGAAGGTGCACACGctcgaggctgagaagaagaccaaggttgaggagtcTTTCCGCGTCAAGAGCTCCAACATCGAGGAGGATCTCCGCCGCAAGGAGGCTATCCCCGCGCCCGTTGCTGCGGAACCTGCCGAGCATGTCTTCCCCGAAGGTGTCGAGGATCTCGACCGCGAGGACTACGATGACCCGCTCATGGTCGCCGAATATGCTAACGACATTTTTGAGTACCTGCGCGATCTGGAATGCAACTCggtccccaacccccactaCATGGACCACCAGGATGATTTGGAGTGGAAGACGCGCGGCATCTTGATCGACTGGCTTGTTGAGGTTCACACTCGCTTCCATCTCCTGCCCGAGACCCTCTTCCTTGccgtcaacatcatcgaCCGCTTCCTGTCCGAAAAGGTTGTGCAGCTCGACCGTCTTCAGCTCGTTGGCATTACCGCCATGTTCATCGCTTCCAAGTACGAGGAGGTTCTCTCACCCCACATTGCCAACTTCCGTCACGTCGCCGACGACGGATTCAGCGAGGCCGAGATCTTGAGTGCCGAGAGATTCGTTCTGCAAACCCTCAACTACGACCTCAGCTACCCCAACCCAATGAACTTCCTCCGTCGCATTTCCAAGGCTGACAACTACGACATCCACTCCCGCACTCTTGGCAAGTATCTTATGGAGATCAGCTTGCTGGACCATCGGTTCATGGCGTACCGCCCCAGCCATATTGCCGCCGCTGCTATGTACTGCGCGCGCATGTGCCTGAACCGTGGAGAATGG GACGAGACATTGGCCTACTATGCCGGCTACACTGAGGCGGAAATTGACCCCGTTTATCGCTTGATGGTGGACTACCTGGCCCGCCCCGTCTGCCATGAGGCGTTCTTCAAGAAATACGCGAGCAAGAAGTTCCTCAAGG CATCCATCGTGACTCGCGCTTGGGGTAAGAAGCAGGCCGGTCTGCTTGGGATCCAAAACCTTGGGTTAACGGTCGACCAAATCTCGGACGATGCCTAA